From the genome of Spinacia oleracea cultivar Varoflay chromosome 2, BTI_SOV_V1, whole genome shotgun sequence, one region includes:
- the LOC130467962 gene encoding uncharacterized protein isoform X2, which translates to MGTREVYEEKLRTGNVYHHDPTINPGLGTPRCPRCLFLLDSDSKNGEWTITSVLHDATAVVPLFNIMNKFDGETITEVVRPQIARMRYRVTKLPPYIIVHMQRFTKNNFFVEKNPTLGLHSEDCALCEEFDVVREQWAKFFTNKYLLLALARLIELV; encoded by the exons ATGGGAACCCGAGAAGTGTACGAGGAGAAGCTTCGAACTGGAAATGTGTATCACCATGATCCCACCATTAATCCTGGCCTcggcacccctcgctgcccccGTTGTCTCTTTCTCCTCGACTCCGATTCT AAAAATGGTGAATGGACAATTACTTCTGTCTTGCACGATGCTACAGCTGTG GTTCCACTTTTCAACATAATGAACAAGTTTGACGGGGAGACCATAACAGAAGTCGTGCGTCCTCAAATAGCTAGGATGCGATATCGTGTAACTAAACTGCCACCTTACATTATTGTGCACATGCAGCGTTTCACGAAGAACAACTTCTTTGTTGAGAAGAATCCCACCCTTG gtctacactccgaggattgcgccttatgcgaggaatttgatgtggttcgtgagcaatgggctaagttttttaccaacaagtatttattattggctttagcgcgcttgatcgagttggtttag
- the LOC130467962 gene encoding uncharacterized protein isoform X1 translates to MCITMIPPLILASAPLAAPVVSFSSTPILKMVNGQLLLSCTMLQLWYALSLSLCLYPDKPSNSAAFEIEEVPLFNIMNKFDGETITEVVRPQIARMRYRVTKLPPYIIVHMQRFTKNNFFVEKNPTLGLHSEDCALCEEFDVVREQWAKFFTNKYLLLALARLIELV, encoded by the exons ATGTGTATCACCATGATCCCACCATTAATCCTGGCCTcggcacccctcgctgcccccGTTGTCTCTTTCTCCTCGACTCCGATTCT AAAAATGGTGAATGGACAATTACTTCTGTCTTGCACGATGCTACAGCTGTGGTatgctctctctctttctctttgcTTATACCCAGATAAGCCTTCGAACTCAGCCGCCTTCGAAATTGAGGAG GTTCCACTTTTCAACATAATGAACAAGTTTGACGGGGAGACCATAACAGAAGTCGTGCGTCCTCAAATAGCTAGGATGCGATATCGTGTAACTAAACTGCCACCTTACATTATTGTGCACATGCAGCGTTTCACGAAGAACAACTTCTTTGTTGAGAAGAATCCCACCCTTG gtctacactccgaggattgcgccttatgcgaggaatttgatgtggttcgtgagcaatgggctaagttttttaccaacaagtatttattattggctttagcgcgcttgatcgagttggtttag